A part of Nitrospirota bacterium genomic DNA contains:
- a CDS encoding sulfurtransferase TusA family protein encodes MSEIKIDKTLNIKGVVCPYTLVKSKLAIEGIDVGQVLEILLDYPEAAESIPKAMLNYGHAVLKVEKINPTDWIIHVRKEVAD; translated from the coding sequence ATGTCGGAAATAAAAATAGATAAGACATTAAATATCAAGGGCGTGGTTTGTCCGTATACTCTGGTGAAATCCAAACTTGCCATAGAGGGTATAGACGTGGGGCAGGTCCTTGAAATATTGCTGGACTATCCGGAGGCGGCTGAAAGCATTCCCAAGGCGATGCTCAATTACGGTCATGCCGTTCTTAAGGTGGAAAAAATAAATCCCACTGATTGGATAATCCATGTGAGAAAAGAGGTGGCAGACTAA
- a CDS encoding MoaD/ThiS family protein has protein sequence MPVKVRIPVPLQRLTQGKEEVTSSPVVMTVIGVINDLESQYLGIGERISEAGKIRRFVNVYVNEEDIRFLKAEETQVKDGDEISIVPAIAGGAEKKQRF, from the coding sequence ATGCCTGTAAAAGTAAGAATCCCCGTTCCGCTTCAAAGATTAACTCAGGGGAAAGAGGAAGTAACGAGTAGCCCGGTAGTCATGACAGTTATAGGTGTTATCAACGATTTGGAGTCTCAGTACCTCGGCATTGGCGAAAGAATCTCCGAGGCGGGAAAAATAAGAAGGTTCGTTAATGTCTATGTCAATGAAGAGGACATAAGATTTTTAAAAGCCGAAGAAACGCAGGTAAAAGACGGCGATGAGATTTCCATAGTCCCGGCAATTGCAGGGGGCGCGGAGAAGAAACAGCGTTTTTAA
- a CDS encoding threonine synthase — translation MSFVRGLKCRECGREYPVDPIYVCEFCFGPLEVIYDYEGIRKTLTREKIQSRPQNLWRYKELLPIDGEPYSGLQSGFTPLIRADNLAGVLGLKELYIKDDTVAHPTLSFKDRVVAVALTKAKEFGFDTVACASTGNLAHAVSAQGAKAGFKRFIFIPASLEKSKIVASLVYEPNLIAVEGNYDEVNRLCSEVANRYRWAFVNINIRPFYAEGSKTHGYEIAEQLGWRAPDNVIVPCASGSLLTKIWKSFKEMKEIGLIGEMKTKAFAAQASGCCPIVTALKQKVDVIKPVKPDTIAKSLAIGNPADGFYALQAVKESGGFGEDVSDQEIIDAIKLLARTEGIFTETAGGVTLASAIKLIKAGYISKDSLTVICITGNGLKTQEALMGHTKEPSYIKPNMASFEEALKKIKT, via the coding sequence TTGAGTTTTGTAAGAGGACTTAAATGCAGGGAATGCGGCCGGGAATATCCCGTTGACCCTATATATGTATGCGAGTTTTGCTTTGGTCCGCTTGAAGTAATCTATGATTATGAAGGCATCAGAAAGACGCTGACCAGGGAAAAGATTCAATCAAGACCGCAAAACCTCTGGCGTTACAAGGAGCTTTTGCCTATAGATGGAGAGCCGTACTCAGGACTGCAATCGGGGTTTACCCCGCTTATCAGGGCAGACAACCTTGCCGGAGTTCTCGGACTTAAAGAGTTGTATATAAAAGACGATACGGTTGCACACCCGACATTATCGTTTAAGGACCGGGTGGTTGCAGTTGCTCTTACGAAGGCCAAGGAATTCGGTTTTGACACAGTTGCATGCGCCTCTACAGGCAACCTGGCTCATGCGGTGTCTGCTCAGGGAGCCAAGGCAGGATTTAAGAGATTTATTTTTATACCGGCAAGCCTTGAGAAAAGCAAGATAGTCGCATCCCTTGTCTATGAGCCGAACCTGATTGCAGTGGAAGGCAATTATGATGAGGTTAACAGGCTTTGCAGCGAGGTTGCAAACAGGTACCGGTGGGCATTTGTCAACATAAACATCAGACCGTTTTATGCTGAAGGCTCAAAGACGCATGGCTATGAGATTGCTGAACAGCTCGGATGGCGCGCTCCAGACAATGTGATAGTGCCGTGCGCAAGCGGCTCCCTTCTCACAAAAATCTGGAAAAGTTTTAAGGAAATGAAGGAGATAGGGCTGATAGGTGAAATGAAGACAAAGGCCTTTGCAGCGCAGGCCAGCGGCTGCTGCCCTATTGTTACCGCGTTAAAACAGAAGGTTGATGTTATTAAACCCGTCAAGCCTGATACAATTGCCAAATCCCTTGCAATCGGCAATCCTGCAGACGGATTTTATGCGCTGCAGGCTGTAAAAGAGAGCGGAGGATTCGGGGAGGATGTGTCTGACCAGGAAATCATAGACGCCATTAAACTGCTGGCAAGGACTGAAGGAATTTTTACAGAGACGGCAGGCGGCGTGACGCTTGCATCAGCAATCAAGCTTATAAAGGCGGGTTATATATCTAAGGACAGCCTGACTGTCATTTGCATTACCGGCAACGGGCTTAAGACTCAGGAGGCGCTTATGGGTCATACAAAAGAGCCTTCTTATATTAAGCCTAACATGGCGTCTTTTGAAGAAGCGCTGAAAAAGATAAAAACATAG
- a CDS encoding GAF domain-containing protein codes for MPLHSIVEAIGSFIALSMAFLLFSLQKDRKVGDYYTWIAASLIGMGILDGFHAAALPGHGFVWLHTTALLFGGLLFVFVWLPNLTVRFQRHNWILWMVGIIAVIFGAVSIAFREAFPHMLIEGKFTPSAKALNFVAGVFFMTAAIHLIIRYRVDKRLEDFLFINFCFLNAWAGLLFQLSEPWSKNWWLWHFLRIAAYSVIFSYIFTIFKERAKELRRVNRALRAISECNQLVIRATDEPKLLNDICRIIVEVGGLRFCWVGYTEHDEAKTVKPVAQAGYEAGYLTTANITWDNTERGRGPAGTAIRTGNPSIFKDIITNPDFAPWRDDAIRQGYVSAIGLPLIANSTTLGALTIYASGKDTFDSEEVKLWRELADDLTYGVVTLRIKTQHKLAEEELRSYKEYLEELVRKRTKELGYAKREAEEANKAKSDFLANMSHELRTPLNSVIGFSEVLQDELYGELNKKQKEYIDDILVSGKHLLNLINDILDLSKVETGKMELELSSFPVRDVLNTSLMMFKEKAMKHGINLSLEIETDADLGIEADERKFKQIMFNFLSNAVKFTQDGGSVHVHARRGVRGQGLAKMNQSPIPDADFIEISVADTGIGIKPEDMPKLFKEFSQLESAYTKEHEGTGLGLALTKKLVELHSGKIWVESEYGKGSKFSFVIPRWQGQGASGK; via the coding sequence ATGCCGCTACATTCAATTGTGGAGGCAATAGGAAGCTTCATTGCATTATCTATGGCATTTTTACTTTTCTCACTGCAAAAAGACAGAAAAGTCGGGGATTATTATACATGGATTGCCGCCTCGTTAATTGGCATGGGCATACTGGATGGGTTCCACGCCGCAGCATTACCGGGACACGGCTTTGTGTGGCTGCACACCACTGCTCTGCTGTTTGGTGGTTTATTGTTTGTGTTTGTTTGGCTACCGAACCTTACAGTCAGATTCCAGAGGCATAATTGGATACTCTGGATGGTGGGGATTATTGCAGTAATTTTTGGAGCAGTATCAATTGCCTTCAGAGAGGCATTCCCTCATATGCTCATTGAAGGTAAATTTACCCCTTCTGCAAAAGCTTTAAATTTTGTGGCAGGAGTCTTTTTTATGACAGCAGCAATCCATCTTATTATCCGGTATCGGGTTGATAAACGTCTTGAAGATTTTTTATTTATAAATTTCTGCTTCCTTAATGCCTGGGCGGGTTTGTTATTCCAATTATCAGAACCGTGGAGTAAGAATTGGTGGCTCTGGCACTTTCTGCGTATAGCCGCATATAGCGTTATCTTTTCGTATATATTTACTATTTTCAAAGAGAGAGCAAAGGAACTGCGCAGAGTCAACAGGGCGCTTAGAGCCATCAGTGAATGTAATCAGTTAGTGATCCGTGCTACCGATGAGCCAAAACTCCTTAATGATATATGTCGTATTATTGTAGAAGTGGGGGGACTCCGTTTTTGCTGGGTAGGTTATACGGAGCATGATGAAGCAAAGACTGTAAAACCTGTTGCACAGGCAGGATATGAGGCAGGGTATCTGACGACAGCAAATATCACATGGGACAATACAGAAAGGGGGCGTGGTCCAGCCGGTACAGCCATCCGCACAGGCAACCCTTCAATTTTCAAAGACATTATAACTAATCCAGACTTTGCTCCTTGGCGGGACGATGCAATCAGACAGGGGTATGTTTCAGCTATTGGACTGCCTCTTATTGCTAATTCAACTACACTCGGTGCACTGACCATTTATGCATCAGGAAAAGATACTTTTGATTCAGAGGAAGTGAAGCTGTGGAGAGAATTAGCAGATGACCTCACTTATGGTGTCGTCACACTCCGTATAAAAACACAGCACAAACTGGCAGAAGAAGAATTAAGAAGTTACAAGGAATACCTTGAAGAGCTTGTCAGAAAGAGAACAAAAGAACTGGGGTATGCAAAACGTGAGGCAGAGGAAGCAAATAAAGCAAAGTCTGATTTTCTTGCAAATATGAGCCATGAACTCAGGACGCCTCTTAATTCTGTAATAGGTTTTTCAGAGGTTCTGCAGGATGAGTTGTACGGAGAGCTGAATAAAAAGCAGAAGGAATATATAGATGACATTCTTGTCAGTGGCAAACATCTTTTGAACCTCATTAATGACATACTGGATTTATCTAAGGTTGAAACAGGGAAGATGGAGCTTGAATTGAGTAGCTTTCCCGTGAGGGATGTCCTTAACACATCGCTGATGATGTTTAAGGAAAAGGCGATGAAACATGGCATAAATTTAAGCCTTGAGATAGAGACTGATGCAGACCTTGGAATAGAGGCAGATGAGAGGAAATTCAAGCAGATAATGTTCAATTTCCTGAGCAATGCAGTGAAGTTCACGCAGGATGGAGGCTCTGTGCATGTGCATGCACGGAGAGGGGTTAGGGGTCAGGGGTTAGCAAAGATGAACCAATCCCCAATCCCAGACGCTGATTTCATTGAAATCTCAGTCGCTGACACCGGTATAGGTATAAAGCCAGAAGACATGCCTAAACTTTTCAAGGAATTTTCACAGCTTGAATCGGCTTATACAAAAGAGCATGAAGGCACCGGGCTTGGACTTGCACTGACAAAAAAATTAGTTGAGCTTCACAGCGGGAAAATATGGGTTGAGAGCGAGTATGGAAAGGGAAGTAAATTTAGTTTTGTAATACCGAGATGGCAGGGGCAAGGAGCAAGCGGCAAATGA
- a CDS encoding threonine synthase: MHCWKGLINCYREFLPVTAGTPTVTLNEGNTPLLKALNLDDIIGRKLNLYFKYEGANPTGSFKDRGMTLAISKAVEAGSKIVICASTGNTSASASAYAAQAQLSSVVLIPEGKIAMGKLAQAIIHGAMVLQIDGNFDDALRMVKQLVEKHPITLVNSLNPYRIEGQKTAAFEVCDQLGRAPVYHALPVGNAGNITAYWKGYKEYRAAKKINSLPKMLGFQAAGAAPIVLGHPVEKPETFATAIRIGNPASWKAAVAARDESGGIIDAVTDDEIREAYKIIPLREGIFCEPASAASLAGVIKLSKKGYFKDGDTVVCTLTGNGLKDPDNALKVSGQTVKIKAELSALEDALKGCCI; encoded by the coding sequence ATGCACTGCTGGAAAGGATTAATTAATTGCTACAGGGAATTCCTGCCTGTAACGGCCGGTACGCCCACTGTCACGCTTAATGAGGGAAACACGCCGTTGCTGAAAGCGTTAAATCTGGATGATATAATAGGGAGAAAGCTTAATCTGTATTTTAAATACGAAGGCGCCAATCCAACAGGCTCTTTTAAGGACAGAGGAATGACGCTGGCTATTTCAAAGGCGGTTGAGGCCGGTTCTAAAATAGTCATCTGCGCATCAACCGGGAATACCTCGGCCTCTGCATCCGCATATGCGGCTCAGGCGCAGCTCTCCTCGGTAGTCCTTATACCTGAAGGCAAAATAGCAATGGGTAAGCTTGCACAGGCAATAATACACGGCGCAATGGTGCTTCAGATTGACGGCAATTTTGATGATGCATTGAGAATGGTTAAACAGCTTGTTGAAAAACATCCGATTACGCTTGTTAATTCTCTTAATCCTTACAGGATTGAAGGACAGAAGACTGCGGCATTTGAGGTGTGCGACCAGCTCGGCAGGGCGCCTGTTTATCATGCCCTTCCTGTTGGAAACGCCGGCAACATAACGGCCTACTGGAAAGGCTATAAAGAATATCGGGCCGCCAAAAAAATCAACAGCCTTCCTAAGATGCTTGGATTTCAGGCTGCGGGCGCAGCGCCGATCGTGCTTGGGCATCCTGTTGAAAAGCCTGAGACATTTGCAACAGCTATCAGAATCGGCAATCCCGCAAGCTGGAAAGCCGCAGTGGCTGCAAGGGATGAATCCGGCGGGATAATAGACGCTGTAACCGACGATGAAATCCGTGAGGCCTATAAAATCATTCCATTAAGAGAAGGGATATTCTGCGAGCCTGCGTCCGCTGCATCACTTGCAGGCGTGATAAAGTTATCAAAAAAAGGATATTTTAAAGACGGTGATACTGTTGTCTGCACTCTGACCGGCAACGGGTTGAAGGACCCGGATAATGCCCTGAAGGTCTCAGGACAGACAGTGAAGATAAAGGCAGAGCTTTCGGCATTGGAAGATGCCTTAAAAGGCTGCTGTATATGA
- a CDS encoding NIL domain-containing protein produces MKKRIKLTFPPQLIRRPVIFTMAKQFDLMPNIRRAKVTETIGEMVLEIEGLEENLQKGIDSLQQQGVEVELVEGDILE; encoded by the coding sequence ATGAAAAAGCGGATAAAGCTGACTTTTCCGCCGCAGCTTATAAGAAGGCCTGTTATATTCACTATGGCCAAGCAGTTTGACCTTATGCCTAATATCAGGAGGGCTAAAGTCACTGAAACAATCGGTGAAATGGTGCTTGAGATTGAGGGGCTTGAGGAGAATCTGCAGAAGGGAATAGACTCCCTTCAACAGCAGGGCGTTGAAGTAGAACTCGTGGAAGGAGACATACTGGAATAA
- the moeB gene encoding molybdopterin-synthase adenylyltransferase MoeB codes for MELTEEQLQRYSRHIILPEVGGKGQKKISEAKVLVIGAGGLGCPVGYYLAAAGVGTLALVDNDNVELSNLQRQIAHSVKTLGVNKADSAKKTFEALNPDVNVIPVKERLTNTNILDLMKDYDIVVDGTDNFPTRYLINDACVMLKKPLVSGAILRFEGQITTILPGDGPCYRCLFESPPPPGLVPSCQEAGVLGVLPGVVGALQATEVLKLILGKGKPLKGELLIYNALATSFRKVRVPKNPDCAICGANPTITELADYSQEYCTL; via the coding sequence ATGGAACTTACGGAAGAACAGCTTCAAAGATACAGCCGTCATATTATACTGCCGGAGGTCGGAGGCAAAGGGCAGAAAAAAATATCCGAAGCAAAGGTTCTCGTAATCGGCGCCGGCGGGCTTGGCTGTCCTGTCGGGTATTACCTCGCGGCTGCGGGCGTCGGCACTCTTGCGCTTGTGGACAACGATAATGTTGAGCTCAGCAATCTGCAAAGGCAGATTGCTCACAGCGTTAAAACGCTTGGGGTCAATAAGGCGGATTCGGCAAAGAAGACCTTTGAGGCATTGAACCCCGACGTAAACGTGATACCTGTCAAAGAAAGGCTTACAAATACCAATATACTTGACTTGATGAAAGACTACGACATAGTGGTTGACGGGACTGACAATTTTCCAACGAGATATCTTATTAATGATGCATGCGTTATGCTTAAAAAGCCCCTTGTAAGCGGCGCTATTTTAAGATTTGAGGGACAGATTACGACAATACTTCCCGGAGACGGACCATGCTACCGCTGTCTTTTTGAGTCTCCGCCTCCGCCCGGTCTTGTTCCATCATGTCAGGAGGCAGGCGTGCTCGGGGTTTTGCCGGGAGTCGTCGGCGCGCTTCAGGCCACAGAGGTTTTAAAACTCATACTCGGCAAAGGCAAACCATTAAAAGGTGAACTGCTTATCTATAATGCGCTTGCAACGAGTTTCAGAAAAGTGAGGGTGCCGAAAAATCCTGACTGCGCCATATGCGGCGCTAATCCTACTATCACGGAGCTGGCAGATTATTCTCAGGAGTACTGCACGCTGTAA
- a CDS encoding cofactor-independent phosphoglycerate mutase, producing MKYIILVGDGMADRPLKELGGRTCLQAARTPNMDKIASEGIAGKVRTIPPGFPPGSDVANLSIFGYNPLKYYSGRAPLEAASMGLKLGREDVAYRCNFVTLKFLNLKNADATVMDDYSAGHISTKEAALLIKKINSKIGSSKFIFYPGISYRHLMVWKGGRDKAQCTPPHDITGRKITNHLSRGNGSNVLRELMQKSKDVLLSHPVNKKRIKAGLKPANSIWLWGQGRKPAMPEFRNKYGLKGALISAVDLTKGLGISAGFEIIKVKGATGYLDTNYLGKARAAINALKKVDIVYLHVEAPDEAGHNGDMKSKIQAIEDFDSKVVGTVLKGLKKFKDYRILLLPDHATPVKIRTHTDEPVPFVIYDSRIKKKNKGVAFNESILKKKNIMTFDKGYTLMDYFVKCKI from the coding sequence ATGAAATATATTATTCTTGTCGGCGATGGGATGGCAGACCGACCGTTAAAGGAATTAGGCGGCAGGACCTGTCTGCAGGCGGCGCGGACGCCTAACATGGATAAAATAGCTTCTGAAGGCATTGCCGGCAAGGTAAGGACAATCCCGCCCGGCTTTCCGCCCGGCTCTGATGTGGCAAACCTCTCAATATTCGGCTACAACCCCTTAAAATATTACAGCGGCAGAGCGCCTCTTGAAGCGGCTTCTATGGGACTGAAGCTCGGACGGGAAGATGTGGCCTACAGATGCAATTTCGTCACATTGAAATTTTTAAATTTAAAGAATGCTGACGCCACAGTGATGGATGATTACAGCGCCGGACATATTTCCACCAAAGAAGCGGCGCTCCTTATCAAAAAAATAAATTCCAAAATCGGCAGCAGTAAATTTATTTTCTACCCCGGAATAAGCTACCGTCATCTCATGGTCTGGAAAGGCGGAAGAGATAAAGCGCAGTGCACGCCGCCCCATGATATTACGGGCAGAAAAATTACAAATCATCTTTCGCGCGGAAACGGAAGCAATGTTCTCAGGGAGCTGATGCAAAAATCAAAAGATGTCCTTCTGTCACATCCGGTAAATAAAAAAAGGATAAAGGCGGGACTTAAGCCTGCAAACAGCATCTGGCTGTGGGGACAGGGCAGAAAGCCGGCAATGCCTGAATTTAGAAACAAATACGGATTAAAAGGCGCTCTTATCTCTGCCGTGGACTTAACAAAGGGGCTTGGCATTTCTGCCGGTTTTGAAATTATTAAAGTAAAAGGCGCAACAGGTTACCTTGATACCAATTATCTCGGCAAGGCAAGGGCTGCTATCAATGCGCTTAAGAAAGTGGATATTGTTTATCTCCATGTAGAGGCGCCTGATGAGGCAGGACATAACGGCGACATGAAATCCAAGATTCAGGCTATAGAGGACTTTGATTCTAAGGTTGTGGGAACGGTTTTGAAAGGATTGAAAAAATTTAAAGATTACCGCATCCTGCTTTTGCCTGACCATGCAACGCCTGTCAAAATCAGGACACATACGGATGAACCCGTGCCGTTTGTCATATATGACAGCCGGATTAAGAAAAAAAATAAAGGCGTTGCTTTTAATGAATCCATTTTAAAGAAAAAGAATATTATGACATTTGATAAAGGTTATACATTGATGGATTATTTCGTGAAATGTAAAATTTAA
- a CDS encoding homoserine dehydrogenase, with protein sequence MKKSAVKIGIIGFGTVGAGVARILLEKRDELKRRLGFPVVLAGIADLDVKRDRGIKLPAGLLINDAKALLNDPGIDIVVELIGGIHPAKEFILEALKKGKHVVTANKALLATEGPDVFNFMKKKKVELGFEAAVAGSIPIIKIVREALIANNIQAVYGIINGTSNYILTKMTEEKVEFSDALKEAQALGYAETDPTFDVEGIDTAHKLAILASLSFGIPVSFKKIYTEGITRITPLDINFASALGYKIKLLAIAKQSGGEVELRVHPTMLPKEQLISSIDGVFNAIYVEGDAIGSQLYYGRGAGEMPTASAVVSDIVDTARNIKSGSIGRIQGLGMPEISGLKIKNMENVLSRYYFRFSAIDKPGVLSRIAGILGACNISIESVIQKGRKKEKAVPLVMMTHEAKEMDVVRALTEIDKLPVVSDRTALIRIEGRGNN encoded by the coding sequence TTGAAAAAATCAGCGGTCAAAATAGGTATTATCGGCTTTGGCACAGTCGGCGCCGGAGTCGCAAGGATACTACTTGAGAAGAGGGATGAATTAAAGCGGAGACTCGGTTTTCCTGTTGTCTTAGCCGGAATTGCGGACCTTGATGTCAAAAGAGACCGGGGGATTAAACTGCCGGCCGGCCTACTTATCAATGATGCAAAAGCGCTGCTGAACGACCCTGGCATTGATATAGTGGTTGAGCTTATCGGAGGTATTCATCCTGCGAAAGAATTTATCCTTGAGGCGCTAAAAAAGGGGAAACATGTGGTAACCGCCAACAAGGCGCTTCTTGCAACCGAGGGCCCCGATGTTTTTAATTTTATGAAGAAAAAAAAGGTTGAGCTTGGTTTTGAAGCGGCGGTTGCCGGCAGTATCCCGATTATAAAGATTGTGCGGGAGGCGTTAATTGCCAATAACATTCAGGCGGTGTACGGAATAATAAACGGAACGTCAAACTACATCCTTACAAAAATGACGGAGGAAAAAGTTGAATTTTCAGATGCCTTGAAGGAGGCGCAGGCGCTTGGATACGCTGAGACAGACCCGACCTTTGATGTTGAGGGGATTGATACAGCGCATAAGCTTGCAATTCTTGCCTCGCTGTCTTTCGGAATACCGGTTTCATTTAAAAAAATATATACGGAAGGCATAACGAGAATAACGCCGCTGGACATTAATTTTGCGTCCGCCCTCGGTTATAAGATTAAACTCCTGGCCATAGCAAAGCAGAGCGGGGGTGAGGTGGAACTTCGGGTGCATCCAACGATGCTCCCGAAAGAACAGCTCATATCCAGCATAGACGGCGTATTTAATGCGATATATGTTGAAGGTGATGCAATCGGCTCTCAGCTTTACTACGGCAGGGGAGCCGGAGAGATGCCGACGGCAAGCGCTGTCGTAAGCGATATCGTTGATACGGCAAGAAATATAAAATCCGGCTCCATAGGCAGGATACAGGGGCTCGGCATGCCTGAAATATCCGGCTTAAAGATAAAAAACATGGAGAATGTGCTGAGTCGGTATTACTTCAGATTTTCTGCGATTGACAAGCCTGGGGTTTTGTCCAGGATTGCCGGCATACTCGGCGCATGCAATATAAGCATTGAGTCCGTGATACAGAAGGGCAGAAAAAAGGAGAAAGCCGTTCCTCTTGTAATGATGACCCACGAGGCAAAAGAAATGGATGTGGTCCGCGCACTCACGGAAATTGATAAATTGCCGGTTGTATCGGACAGGACCGCTTTAATAAGAATTGAGGGAAGGGGAAATAATTAA